One window from the genome of Oryza glaberrima chromosome 3, OglaRS2, whole genome shotgun sequence encodes:
- the LOC127768285 gene encoding stem-specific protein TSJT1-like, which yields MLAVFDPTVAKCPEGLRSPPVASGAVAAGGAGALMKGFAGAHADAVTVSLGPAGALAYSAANQSPLVPRLFGAVNDIFCLFQGHIENIASLKQHYGLSKTATEVTILIEAYRTLRDRGPLPASQVVRDLSGKFAFILYDTLSKSTFVAADADGSIPFFWGVDSENHLVFSDNVDLLKASCGNSFAPFPKGCFYTTSGGLQSFEHPLNELKPVPRVDSQGQMCGSNYKVDSEAKKDSGIPRVGSAADWSNHF from the exons atgttGGCGGTGTTCGATCCGACGGTGGCCAAGTGCCCGGAGGGCCTCCGGAGCCCGCCGGTGGCCAgcggcgccgtggcggccggcggcgcgggcgcgctgATGAAGGGCTTCGCCGGAGCGCACGCCGACGCGGTCACCGTCAGCCTGGGCCCCGCCGGCGCCCTCGCCTACTCGGCGGCCAACCAGAGCCCCCTCGTCCCCAG GTTGTTTGGTGCTGTGAATGACATATTCTGCCTGTTCCAAGGACACATTGAGAACATTGCCAGTCTGAAGCAACACTATGGTCTGAGCAAGACAGCAACTGAGGTTACCATCCTGATTGAGGCCTACAGGACCCTCAGGGACAGGGGCCCTCTCCCAGCTAGTCAGGTCGTGAGAGATCTCAGCGGGAAGTTCGCGTTCATCCTGTATGACACTCTGTCAAAATCCACCTTCGTTGCTGCA GATGCTGATGGTAGCATTCCTTTCTTCTGGGGCGTTGACTCCGAGAACCACCTTGTGTTCTCTGACAATGTTGACCTTCTCAAGGCATCCTGCGGGAACTCGTTCGCGCCATTCCCCAAAG GCTGCTTCTACACCACCTCTGGAGGGCTGCAGAGCTTCGAGCACCCGCTGAACGAGCTGAAGCCCGTGCCGCGGGTCGACAGCCAGGGCCAGATGTGCGGCTCCAACTACAAGGTCGACAGCGAGGCCAAGAAGGACTCCGGGATCCCTCGGGTCGGCAGCGCCGCAGACTGGTCCAACCATTTCTGA
- the LOC127766756 gene encoding protein SPIRRIG, with product MKWSTLLSKVVFAGQQEQEQPPPPPPPPPGSSSSPLNRQKQGDPGQATPRLSAADEGGSVGGGGVAAASGSSPSAASASPARGKNELELDFRRFWEEFRSSSSEKEKERALNLAVDVFCRLVKEHSSVAELVTKLVEAHVFAFVIGRAFVTDVEKLRIHSKGRSLRVADVIGFFSEITELGICPGSNLLYAVEVLVTQTIDKQPLLDSGILCCLIYILNSLLSPDESSQKSSPVGQEVSTSEKSKDWGPMLSRRLEIEASVVHTMKALASHPSAAPSLIEDDALQVLFHMVANGSLTVFSQFREGLVPIHTIQLHRHAMQVLGLLLTNDNGTSANYIRKHQLIKVLLMAVKDFNPQNGDAAYTMGIVDLLLECVELSYRPEAGSVRLREDIHNAHGYQFLVQFALTLCSLHKNQVLQSSPKLASEDGVNPPHRSEQDTFTSDLSPQLSRLLDVLVNLSQTGLSENYVGKSMKSSHGKGTGHNRSRTPSVDKFADEILEINSPKVKDLEAIQMLQDIFLKADNLEVQAEVLNRMFKIFSSHLENYKLCQQLRTVPLFILNMGGFPPALQEVILKILEYAVTVVNCIPEQELLSLCCLLQQPISTSLKHTILSFFVKLLSFDQQYKKVLREVGVLGALLDDLKQNKLFFGEEPQNRTPKSAQRMSSASSFRKTVDNKDAILSPKLMASGSTKFPMFEDEGTITVAWDCLFYLLKRAEPNQQTFRSSNGVNTILPFLVSESHRSGVLRLLSCLIIEDSLQAHPEEIGSLIEILKSGMVSTSSGSQQKLDNDAKCDTFGALWRILGANSSAQRIFGEATGFSLLLTTLHSFQNDSENEETESSLLTHMKIFGFLMRAMTAAVYSNPVNRIRLHTILSSNTFYDLLSESGLLCVDCEKHVILLLLELALEVVLPPTSNLQVESISSENPEDESGFLSATSFGLSRLDKERIYNASAVVVLIRSLLVFTPKVQLELLRFIEKLANAGPFNQENLTSVGCVGLLLETINPFLEGSSSILNHALRIVEVLGAYRLSSSELRLLVRYILQLKVKCSGHLFVNMMDKLIQIEDVRQGSISLAPFIELDMSKAGHSSIQVSLGERTWPPVSGYSFVCWFQFQNFFRSHPKEAEKTSKGSYSKRNGQVMRIFSVGAVDDANTLYAELYLHDNGVFTIATSNSSSLSFPGIEMEEGKWHHLAVVHSKPNALAGLFQSSVASLYLDGKLRHTGKLGYSPSPFGKSLQVTLGTPAIRAKVSDLSWRLRCCYLFEEVLTPGSICFMYILGQGYRGLFQDTDLLRFVPNWACGGEVMAILDSLELEVIAPSGSQRVDSAMKQGNSRLESSGIVWDMERLRNLSLQLSGKKLIFAFDGTSSDAFRASGTLSLLNLVDPTSAAASPIGGIPRYGRLSGDVYVCNQCTIGDTVQTVGGIPVVLALVEAAETRDMLHMALELLALSLQQSHQNVKDMQSLRGYHLLALFLHRRMSLFDMQSLDIFFRIAACGASFPEPQKSNMNRTASYASGISPESSLDDLTLPKFGDDMSSIGSHGDLDDFSAQKDSFSHLSELENADLAGETSEFIVLSNADMVEHVLLDWTIWVTAPISVQITLLGFLERMVSMHWFRNHNLTILRRINLVQHLLVTLQRGDVEIPVLEKLVVLLGVILEDGFLASELELVVRFVIMTFDPPELTPNRQIVREAMGKHVIVRNMLLEMLIDLQVTINAEDMLEQWHKVVSSRLVTYFLDEAVHPTSMRWIMTLLGVCLTSSATFALKFRTSGGFQGLNHVLPSFYDSPEIYYILFCLIFGKPVFPRVPEVRMLDFHSLMPSDENCGELKFVDLLDTIIAMAKATFDSLIMKSMLAHQNNNLSHLNGTLVADLVESTPDMGGDLQGEALMHKTYAARLMGGEAAAPAVATSILRFMVDLTKMCPPFSAVCRRHDFLESCVDLYFSCVRSDCAVKMAKDLTSAATDEKCMHDDDNESLKDTFSNLPQDQEQSAKTFSIASFPQEQKSSSSGSSGMHNSFETAEVKADDSSNQASSTTFLNGQANQVVQSAHDQGQMSAPSSNGIADSHQPADSPTSASMNNIGSPVLSERSAHKAASTPTASPMAPFASWPGSAGSYSDGRQLTASPSMSSTISGIDLDSSPDLKTNIQGSPAVNTLFPINSKLLLDIDDLGYGGGPCSAGATAVLDFIAQILADIISEQLKATLFIESILECVPLFVDIDSALVFQGLCLSRLMNFLERKLLLDDEEDGKKLDKSRWSANLDPLCWMIVDRVYMGCFPTPVGVLRTLEFLMSMLQLSNKDGRIEDAVPSGKGILSIARGGRQLDPYIHAILKNTNRMVMYCFLPTFLKNMGEDDLLANLAFLTETGRSLGIFKPSQEDYTVDICTVLQLLIANKRLVLCPSNVDNDLMCCFCINLMALLCDKRLTAQNLAVDLLKYLVVHRRPSLEDLLVSKPNQGQQMDILHGGLDKLLTGSTTAFFEWLQSSQQTISKVLDQCALIMWVQYITGSAKFPGVRIKGMEVRRKKDMGRKLREIAKLDSRHWEQINERRYNLDLVRDVMSTELRAIRQDKYGWILHGESEWQSQLQQLVHERGIFPVRQLSTEPAWQLCAVEGPYRMRKKLEPSKFKIDTIHNVLASNLGLDDVKITKKEDGHMVMTSGSDTMSGLNLLTYDTERKDLDAADFASFKDEDDIFKGGSTVSPPIGWTDDKSSINEQSLHSATEHGAKSSSFSYHMTESVHGKSEFNSPRRAPSVKGTDTRTSEDKSEKELLDNGEYLIRPYLEPSEKIRHKYNCERVAGLDKHDGIFLIGELSLYIIENFYIDDSNCIYEKGNEDELSVIDQALGVKKDVLGSCDSHQKSPSTWGATAKVLLGGRAWAYNGGAWGKEKLCSSSNLPHPWHMWKLDSVHELLKRDYQLRPVAIEIFSMDGCNELLVFHKKEREDVFKNLTAMNLPRNSMLDTTISASSKQDSGEGSRLFKIMAKSFSKRWQSGEITNFQYLMHLNTLAGRGYSDLTQYPVFPWVLADYESDTLDLRNPQTFRKLDKPMGCQTEGGEEEFRKRYDSWDDPEVPKFHYGSHYSSAGIVLFYLLRLPPFSMENQKLQGGQFDHADRLFNSVKDTWVSAAGKSNTSDVKELIPEFYYLPEFLENQFNLDLGEKQSGEKVGDVVLPPWAKGSSREFIRKHREALESDYVSENLHHWIDLIFGYKQRGKAAEDAVNVFYHYTYEGNVDIDSVSDPTMKASILAQINHFGQTPKQLFQKPHPQRRTDRKVLPHPLRYSAYLTHQEIRKTTSSVSQIVTYNDKILIAAANSFLKPVNYSEYISWGFPDRSLRILTYDQDKLVSTHENLHGGSQIQCTGVSHDGNILTTGGDDGVVAVWRFFKDGTRRLLRMEKALCAHTAKITCIYVSQPYSLIVSGSDDCSVILWDLTSLAFVKQLPRFPASVSALHVNNLTGEILTGAGVLFAVWSVNGDCLAVVNTSQLPSDLILSVASTTNSDWQDTNWYVTGHQSGAVKVWKMVHYTSDEAANSKSKSPPSTLGGMSLNGQTQEYRLLLQKVLKAHKHPVTALCLPPDLKQLLSGDASGHLFSWSLKDDSFKVS from the exons GTTCTTGGTCTCCTTCTTACGAATGACAATGGGACTTCAGCAAACTATATAAGGAAGCATCAGTTG ATTAAAGTTCTCCTTATGGCCGTGAAAGATTTCAATCCGCAGAATGGTGATGCTGCTTACACCATGGGCATTGTGGATCTCTTACTTGAATGTGTTGAGCTATCTTACAGGCCTG AAGCTGGATCCGTTAGGCTCAGGGAAGATATACATAATGCTCATGGCTATCAGTTCCTTGTTCAGTTTGCTCTTACACTATGTAGCTTACATAAGAACCAGGTTCTCCAATCTTCGCCCAAGTTAGCATCTGAGGATGGAGTGAATCCTCCTCACAGATCAGAACAAGATACATTCACATCCGATCTTTCACCACAGCTATCAAGATTGCTTGATGTTCTTGTAAATTTGTCGCAAACTGGACTGTCTGAAAATTATGTTGGTAAAAGTATGAAATCTTCTCATGGGAAGGGAACAGGCCACAACAGAAGCCGGACTCCATCTGTTGACAAGTTCGCAGATGAGATTTTGGAGATTAACAGTCCCAAAGTAAAAGATCTTGAGGCCATTCAGATGCTACAGGATATATTTCTGAAGGCAGACAACTTGGAAGTGCAAGCTGAAGTTTTAAATAGAATGTTCAAGATTTTCTCAAGTCATCTTGAGAATTACAAGCTATGTCAACAACTGCGAACTGTGCCTCTTTTTATCCTAAACATGGGTGGCTTCCCTCCAGCACTTCAAGAGGTCAtcttaaaaattttagaataTGCGGTCACTGTTGTAAACTGCATCCCAGAGCAGGAGTTGTTATCACTCTGTTGCTTACTGCAGCAACCAATTTCTACCAGTCTTAAGCATACAATACTCTCTTTCTTTGTGAAGCTCCTTTCCTTTGATCAGCAGTACAAAAAGGTTCTCAGGGAAGTAGGTGTACTTGGAGCGTTGTTAGATGACCTGAAACAGAACAAGCTTTTTTTTGGAGAGGAGCCACAAAACAGGACCCCTAAGTCTGCACAGAGGATGTCCAGTGCAAGTAGTTTTCGAAAAACCGTGGATAACAAAGATGCGATTCTTTCTCCGAAGCTAATGGCTTCTGGTTCCACCAAATTTCCCATGTTTGAAGATGAAGGGACAATAACTGTTGCTTGGGATTGTCTTTTTTATCTGCTGAAGAGAGCTGAGCCTAATCAACAAACTTTCAGATCTTCTAATGGCGTTAATACGATTCTTCCTTTCTTGGTATCTGAAAGCCACAGATCTGGGGTATTACGGCTATTGTCTTGCCTGATAATCGAAGATTCTCTTCAG GCTCATCCAGAGGAAATAGGGTCCCTGATAGAAATCTTGAAGAGTGGGATGGTATCAACTTCGTCAGGTTCTCAACAGAAACTTGACAATGATGCGAAGTGTGACACTTTTGGCGCTTTGTGGCGTATTCTTGGGGCAAACAGTTCAGCTCAAAGAATTTTTGGAGAAGCCACTGGGTTTTCCCTGCTACTAACAACGCTTCACAGTTTCCAGAATGACAGTGAAAACGAGGAGACTGAATCATCTTTGCTTACTCATATGAAGATCTTTGGTTTTCTAATGCGAGCTATGACAGCTGCAGTATACAGCAATCCTGTTAATAGGATAAGACTGCATACAATCCTGTCTTCCAACACTTTCTATGATCTTCTGTCTGAATCTGGGTTGCTCTGTGTGGATTGTGAGAAGCATGTTATCTTGCTTTTGCTTGAGCTTGCACTTGAGGTTGTTCTTCCTCCCACTAGTAACCTGCAGGTAGAGAGCATTTCATCTGAAAACCCAGAGGATGAATCAGGTTTCTTGTCTGCAACCTCATTTGGACTATCAAGGCTTGACAAGGAGCGTATATATAATGCTAGCGCTGTAGTTGTTTTGATCCGCTCTTTGCTAGTATTTACACCTAAAGTTCAACTCGAGCTGCTGAGATTCATTGAGAAGCTAGCAAATGCTGGTCCCTTCAACCAGGAGAATTTAACTTCTGTAG GATGTGTTGGTCTTCTACTCGAGACAATCAACCCATTTTTGGAGGGCTCATCTTCTATCCTTAATCACGCTTTGAGAATTGTTGAAGTTCTGGGTGCTTATAG GCTGTCTTCTTCTGAACTAAGACTTCTGGTGAGGTATATACTTCAGCTGAAAGTGAAGTGTTCTGGTCATCTTTTTGTTAATATGATGGACAAGTTAATCCAAATTGAAGATGTCAGACAAGGAAGTATTTCTCTAGCCCCTTTCATTGAGTTGGACATGAGCAAAGCTGGTCATTCATCTATTCAAGTTTCATTAGGAGAGAGGACATGGCCACCTGTTTCTGGATACTCTTTCGTTTGCTGGTTCCAATTTCAGAACTTCTTTAGAAGCCATCCTAAAGAAGCAGAAAAAACATCAAAAGGGTCTTATAGTAAAAGGAACGGACAAGTTATGCGCATCTTTTCTGTAGGTGCAGTTGATGATGCCAACACTCTGTATGCAGAACTTTATCTCCATGACAATGGTGTTTTTACCATTGCAACAAGCAATTCAAGTTCATTATCATTTCCAGGCATTGAGATGGAAGAAGGGAAATGGCATCATCTTGCAGTTGTACATAGCAAACCAAATGCATTAGCTGGCCTCTTTCAATCAAGTGTGGCCAGTCTATATCTTGATGGAAAGTTGAGGCACACCGGCAAACTTGGATACTCTCCATCCCCATTTGGTAAATCCTTGCAAGTAACACTTGGTACACCTGCTATCCGAGCCAAAGTTTCAGACCTATCATGGCGGCTTCGGTGTTGTTATCTTTTTGAGGAAGTCTTAACACCTGGCAGCATTTGCTTCATGTATATTCTTGGACAAGGTTACAGGGGATTGTTCCAGGACACTGATCTTCTGAGATTTGTCCCTAACTGGGCCTGTGGTGGGGAGGTGATGGCAATTCTTGATTCATTGGAATTGGAAGTAATTGCACCTTCAGGCAGCCAGCGTGTTGATAGCGCAATGAAACAAGGGAACTCTAGACTTGAGAGCAGTGGAATCGTTTGGGATATGGAAAGGTTAAGAAATCTTTCCTTACAACTGTCCGGGAAGAAGCTAATATTTGCATTTGATGGGACTTCATCAGATGCTTTTCGAGCATCTGGGACTTTGTCCTTGCTGAACCTTGTTGATCCAACTTCTGCTGCTGCATCCCCAATAGGAG GTATACCGCGGTATGGGCGCCTAAGTGGGGATGTTTATGTGTGTAACCAGTGCACAATTGGTGACACTGTTCAAACAGTTGGTGGGATTCCTGTTGTTCTTGCTCTTGTGGAAGCCGCTGAAACTAGGGATATGCTGCACATGGCACTAGAACTGCTTGCACTATCTCTTCAACAGAGCCATCAAAATGTGAAGGACATGCAGTCCTTGAGGGGTTATCATCTTCTTGCACTTTTTCTGCATAGGAGAATGTCATTATTTGACATGCAGTCTCTTGATATCTTTTTCCGTATTGCTGCTTGTGGAGCTTCATTTCCTGAGCCACAAAAGTCAAATATGAACCGAACAGCAAGCTATGCATCTGGAATCTCCCCAGAGTCCAGTCTTGATGATCTTACATTACCCAAGTTTGGTGATGATATGTCTTCTATTGGATCACATGGAGATCTAGATGATTTTTCAGCACAAAAGGATTCTTTTAGCCATCTGTCTGAGCTTGAGAATGCCGACTTAGCTGGGGAGACTTCTGAGTTTATAGTCTTGTCAAATGCTGATATGGTCGAACATGTTCTATTGGATTGGACCATTTGGGTTACTGCTCCTATATCAGTACAAATAACTCTCCTTGGATTTCTTGAGAGGATGGTATCAATGCATTGGTTTAGAAATCATAACCTCACAATACTGCGGCGAATTAATCTTGTACAACATCTTCTTGTCACTTTACAACGTGGTGATGTTGAAATTCCTGTCCTGGAAAAGCTAGTTGTTCTGCTTGGTGTCATCTTGGAGGATGGTTTTCTAGCTTCTGAGTTGGAGCTTGTTGTAAGATTCGTAATCATGACATTTGATCCTCCAGAACTTACACCAAACCGCCAGATTGTTCGGGAGGCCATGGGAAAGCATGTCATTGTGAGGAACATGTTACTAGAAATGCTTATTGATCTACAAGTAACCATAAATGCTGAAGATATGCTGGAGCAATGGCACAAAGTTGTTTCGTCCAGATTAGTCACATATTTCCTTGATGAAGCTGTGCACCCAACAAGTATGAGATGGATCATGACTCTCTTAGGAGTTTGCCTTACATCCTCTGCCACTTTTGCTCTAAAGTTCCGTACAAGTGGAGGTTTCCAAGGGTTGAATCATGTGCTTCCAAGCTTCTATGATTCCCCtgaaatatattatatactctTCTGTCTGATTTTTGGAAAGCCTGTTTTTCCTCGAGTACCAGAGGTCCGCATGCTTGATTTCCATTCTCTTATGCCTAGTGATGAAAACTGCGGAGAATTGAAGTTTGTAGATCTATTGGATACTATCATTGCAATGGCAAAAGCTACATTTGATTCATTGATTATGAAGTCTATGCTTGCACATCAGAATAATAATCTTTCACACCTTAATGGCACCTTAGTTGCGGATCTTGTGGAATCGACACCAGACATGGGAGGTGATCTTCAGGGAGAAGCCTTGATGCATAAGACATATGCAGCTAGGTTAATGGGTGGTGAAGCTGCAGCACCTGCTGTTGCTACTTCAATACTGCGGTTCATGGTTGATTTGACAAAAATGTGCCCACCATTCTCTGCTGTTTGCAGGCGGCATGATTTCCTAGAGAGCTGTGTTGACCTATATTTCTCTTGTGTAAG GTCTGATTGTGCCGTGAAGATGGCGAAGGACCTAACATCTGCGGCAACAGATGAGAAGTGTATGCATGATGATGACAACGAAAGTCTAAAAGATACTTTTTCGAATTTGCCACAGGATCAGGAACAATCTGCCAAAACTTTTAGTATTGCAAGTTTTCCCCAGGAGCAGAAAAGTTCGAGCTCAGGAAGTAGTGGCATGCATAACTCTTTTGAAACTGCTGAAGTAAAAGCAGACGACTCTTCCAATCAGGCATCGAGCACCACGTTTTTGAATGGACAAGCAAACCAAGTGGTTCAGAGTGCTCATGATCAAGGACAGATGTCAGCCCCAAGTTCAAATGGCATTGCTGATTCCCACCAACCAGCTGATTCACCCACTTCAGCTTCTATGAACAATATTGGGTCTCCTGTTTTATCTGAGAGATCAGCTCACAAAGCAGCAAGTACCCCTACTGCATCTCCGATGGCTCCATTTGCATCTTGGCCTGGCAGTGCAGGATCATACAGCGATGGTAGGCAGCTAACAGCCTCTCCATCCATGTCTTCAACTATATCTGGGATTGACCTCGATTCATCCCCTGATCTGAAGACAAACATTCAGGGGTCACCTGCAGTGAACacacttttcccaattaattcgAAGCTTTTGCTTGACATAGATGATTTAGGTTATGGGGGTGGTCCTTGCTCTGCAGGAGCCACTGCTGTTCTTGATTTCATTGCTCAAATCCTTGCTGATATTATCTCAGAACAGCTCAAAGCAACACTCTTTATTGAGAGCATCCTGGAGTGTGTGCCTCTGTTTGTAGATATCGATTCTGCTTTGGTTTTTCAAGGTTTGTGTCTAAGCAGACTGATGAACTTCCTTGAAAGAAAACTGTTActtgatgatgaagaagatgggAAGAAACTTGACAAGAGCCGCTGGTCTGCAAATTTGGACCCACTTTGCTGGATGATTGTTGATCGTGTATACATGGGCTGCTTTCCAACCCCAGTCGGTGTGCTACGTACGCTAGAATTTTTAATGTCCATGTTGCAGCTTTCTAATAAAGATGGCCGTATTGAAGATGCAGTACCTTCAGGTAAAGGTATTCTATCCATTGCTCGAGGAGGCAGGCAACTTGATCCTTACATCCACGCCATATTGAAGAACACTAACCGGATGGTAATGTATTGTTTCTTGCCAACATTCCTTAAGAATATGGGGGAGGATGACTTGCTTGCAAATCTGGCTTTCCTAACAGAAACTGGAAGAAGTTTAGGTATTTTTAAACCTTCCCAGGAAGATTATACTGTTGATATCTGTACTGTTCTTCAGCTTCTGATTGCCAACAAGAGGCTGGTGCTGTGTCCAAGCAATGTTGATAATGATCTAATGTGTTGTTTCTGCATAAATTTAATGGCACTTCTTTGTGACAAGAGGTTAACTGCACAAAATTTAGCAGTGGATTTACTTAAATACTTGGTAGTGCATCGGCGTCCGTCTCTTGAGGACCTCCTAGTTAGTAAGCCTAACCAAGGGCAACAGATGGATATCTTGCATGGAGGGCTCGACAAACTACTGACTGGAAGTACAACAGCGTTTTTTGAATGGCTCCAGAGTTCTCAGCAAACAATAAGTAAAGTGTTAGACCAGTGCGCTTTAATAATGTGGGTTCAATATATTACTGGCTCAGCAAAATTTCCTGGGGTGAGAATAAAAGGCATGGAGGTCAGGCGCAAGAAAGATATGGGACGAAAATTACGTGAAATTGCAAAACTAGATTCAAGGCACTGGGAGCAGATAAATGAACGGAGGTACAATCTTGATTTGGTTCGTGATGTAATGTCTACAGAGCTAAGAGCGATTCGTCAAGACAAATATGGATGGATACTGCATGGAGAAAGTGAGTGGCAAAGCCAGCTCCAACAGCTTGTACATGAAAGAGGCATTTTCCCTGTGCGGCAATTATCGACAGAGCCTGCATGGCAGCTGTGCGCTGTTGAAGGACCGTATAGAATGCGGAAGAAACTTGAACCGTCCAAATTTAAGATAGATACTATTCATAATGTTCTAGCCAGCAACCTTGGGTTAGATGATGTTAAGATTACCAAGAAAGAGGATGGGCACATGGTGATGACATCTGGATCAGATACAATGTCAGGCTTGAATCTTTTGACCTATGACACAGAACGGAAGGATCTTGATGCTGCTGATTTTGCATCGTTCAAAGATGAAGATGACATATTCAAAGGAGGAAGCACAGTGTCACCTCCAATTGGCTGGACTGATGATAAAAGCAGCATTAACGAACAAAGTCTTCACTCTGCAACAGAACATGGAGCGAAATCAAGTTCCTTTTCTTATCACATGACAGAGAGTGTCCACGGTAAATCTGAATTTAATTCACCTAGACGGGCACCTTCAGTTAAGGGCACCGATACAAGAACCTCAGAGGATAAATCGGAAAAGGAGTTGCTTGACAATGGAGAGTATCTTATCAGACCTTATCTGGAACCTTCTGAAAAAATAAGGCATAAGTACAATTGTGAACGGGTTGCTGGTCTTGACAAGCATGATGGAATATTTTTAATTGGAGAACTTAGCTTATACATCATTGAGAACTTCTACATTGATGATTCCAATTGCATTTACGAAAAAGGCAATGAAGATGAGCTCTCTGTCATCGATCAAGCTTTAGGTGTAAAAAAGGATGTATTGGGAAGCTGCGATTCTCACCAAAAATCACCATCTACGTGGGGTGCAACAGCAAAAGTTTTGCTTGGTGGCAGAGCATGGGCATACAATGGAGGTGCTTGGGGTAAGGAGAAGCTTTGCAGTAGCAGCAATTTGCCTCATCCATGGCATATGTGGAAGCTTGATAGCGTCCATGAGCTCCTAAAGCGTGATTATCAGCTTCGCCCTGTTGCAATTGAGATTTTCAGTATGGACGGGTGTAACGAGCTTTTAGTTTTCCACaaaaaggagagggaggatgtTTTCAAAAATCTGACCGCCATGAACCTCCCACGAAATAGCAT GTTGGACACAACAATATCAGCATCCTCAAAACAGGATAGCGGTGAGGGGAGCCGTCTTTTCAAAATAATGgcaaaatcattttctaaaagatGGCAGAGTGGAGAAATTACCAACTTCCAATATCTCATGCATCTAAATACACTTGCTGGTCGAGGATACAGTGACCTTACGCAATACCCAGTATTTCCATGGGTTCTTGCAGATTATGAGAGTGATACTTTAGATCTGAGAAACCCACAGACGTTCCGTAAGCTTGACAAACCAATGGGATGTCAAActgaagggggagaagaggaatTCCGTAAGAG ATATGATAGCTGGGATGACCCTGAAGTACCAAAGTTCCATTATGGTTCTCATTATTCAAGTGCTGGGATTGTCCTTTTCTATCTTTTAAGACTGCCTCCCTTTAGTATGGAAAATCAGAAATTACAGGGTGGACAATTTGACCATGCAGACCGTTTATTCAATAGTGTTAAAGATACATGGGTAAGTGCTGCTGGCAAGAGCAACACATCAGATGTCAAAGAATTGATTCCGGAGTTCTATTATTTGCCTGAATTTTTGGAGAACCAATTTAATCTGGACTTGGGGGAGAAACAGTCCGGAGAGAAG GTTGGTGATGTTGTTTTGCCACCTTGGGCTAAAGGTAGCTCCAGAGAGTTCATCAGGAAGCATCGAGAAGCCTTGGAGTCAGACTATGTATCCGAGAATCTGCATCACTGGATAGATCTTATTTTTGGATATAAGCAGAGAGGAAAG GCAGCTGAAGATGCTGTAAATGTCTTCTATCACTACACGTATGAAGGCAATGTTGACATAGATTCCGTATCAGATCCTACCATGAAAGCTTCGATACTGGCACAAATCAATCATTTTGGTCAGACCCCCAAACAATTATTCCAAAAACCACATCCTCAGAGACGGACTGACAGGAAGGTCCTTCCTCATCCTCTACGGTACAGTGCGTATCTTACACATCAAGAGATTCGGAAGACAACATCATCAGTTTCCCAGATTGTGACCTACAATGATAAGATCCTAATTGCTGCAGCGAACAGCTTTCTCAAGCCAGTAAATTATAGTGAATATATTTCCTGGGGATTTCCTGACCGCAGTTTGAGAATATTGACCTATGATCAGGATAAACTTGTATCAACACATGAAAACCTTCATGGTGGTAGTCAGATTCAGTGCACTGGAGTTAGCCATGACGGCAACATTCTCACAACAGGTGGTGATGATGGTGTAGTTGCAGTATGGAGATTTTTCAAAGATGGCACTCGTCGTCTCCTGAGAATGGAGAAAGCTCTGTGCGCTCACACTGCCAAGATAACATGTATCTATGTGAGCCAGCCTTACTCATTAATTGTCTCTGGCTCCGATGACTGTTCAGTGATCTTGTGGGACCTGACAAGCCTGGCCTTTGTGAAGCAGCTGCCAAGGTTCCCAGCATCAGTGTCTGCGTTACATGTGAACAATCTCACTGGTGAGATCCTGACTGGTGCCGGTGTTCTTTTTGCTGTTTGGAGCGTCAACGGAGACTGTCTTGCTGTGGTTAACACCTCTCAGCTTCCTTCGGATCTCATCTTGTCTGTGGCAAGCACTACAAACTCGGACTGGCAGGACACAAACTGGTACGTGACAGGTCATCAAAGCGGTGCTGTGAAGGTATGGAAGATGGTGCACTACACGTCTGATGAGGCAGCAAACAGCAAGAGCAAATCTCCACCGTCCACCCTTGGAGGGATGAGCTTGAATGGCCAGACTCAGGAGTACAGGCTACTTCTTCAGAAGGTGCTCAAGGCTCACAAGCACCCGGTCACTGCCCTTTGTCTTCCACCCGACCTGAAGCAGCTTCTGAGCGGGGATGCCAGTGGCCACTTGTTCTCATGGTCACTAAAAGATGATAGCTTTAAGGTTTCATAG